The genomic region GAGAAAGCAGACAACGCCGCCGCGAAGCGTTAGCTTCTCTCAACCTAACTCCAGAGCAGAAAACTAGAATGCAACAAATTCGTCAATCTGCCAAATCTCAGTTTGACGCAGTATTAACCCCAGAACAGCAACAACAACTACAGCAAATGAGACAAGAACGAGGCTGGAAGGGACGAAGAGGCGAACTCTAAGAAAGTCAAAAGTCAAAATTCAAAAGTCAAAATCAACTGGTAACTGGTCACTGATAACTGGTGACTGGTAACTGGTCACTGATAACTGACAACCCCTCCCCCAGTATTTTTGTTGCAGGTCAAATCAGTTAAGATATCTAGGCACAAGTGAACTGTAATAGCATAGGGAAACATCGGTGTAAGTCCGAGGCTGTGCCGCAGCTGTAAACGATTTTGTCACTTGTCATTTGTCACTTGTCATTTGTTGCTCTAACTGCACATGACTGATAACTGATGAACGATGACGAATAGTAAGCCAGAATGCCTGTGCTGTTATCCGCTCACGCTATTTCCTGCGTCACACGGGAAAGGAGCTAAAATCTCAATGCTTAGCGATCGCCATTTAACTCCGTTGGAAGATATTTCTTTGCAATTACCACCTCTGCCGCTACAGCGTCCTCTATTACTGATCGGTCATGGAACTAGAGATGAAGCTGGACGGCAAAGCTTGCTAGATTTTGCCTCTGCATACCAAGCTTTAGATACCTCTAGACCAGTTCTACCCTGCTTTCTGGAATTGACAGAACCAACTATTCAGGAGGGGGTAGATCGATGTGTAGAGAAGGGTTTTACGGAAATTTCCGTGCTGCCAATTTTGCTGTTTGCCGCACGGCATAACAAATTTGATGTAACTAACGAACTCGATCGCGCTAGAGCCAGACATCCGCAGCTCAAATTTTACTACGGACGGCATTTTGGGATTACGCCCGGAATTCTCGATTTGTGGCGATCGCGTCTAGCAGAAATAGACCATCCTCAAATTCAGCGTGCAGACACCGTATTATTATTTGTCGGTCGCGGTTCTAGCGATCCTGATGCCAATGGCGACGCTTGCAAACTCGCCCGCATTCTCTGGGAAGGTAGCGGCTATACTACTGTAGAAACCTGCTTTATCGGGATCGCGCACCCGCGTTTAGAAGCAGGTTTCCAACGTGCTTTACTTTATCAACCCAAACGGATTATCGTTCTACCTCACTTTCTCTTTACGGGTACGCTAGTTAAAAAGATTTTTGATGTCGCAGCTCAACAGCAACAAAAATATCCCCAAATTGAAATCGCCTGTTTGCCAGAAATAGGACTGCATCCTATCCTATTTGACATTCTCAGGGAAAGAGAAATCGAAACTCATTTGGGTCAAGTCCAGATGAATTGCGAGATGTGTAAATTCCGTCTAGCGGCTGTAGCAGGTGACACGCACTCTCATAGCCACACCCACGACCATCACCATCACCACGACCATCACCATCATCACCACGACCATCACCACCAGCCTGTAGATCCTTACGCTAATGCGGTAGACTATCATCAAAAAATCTGGCAAGTTCCATAATGGATTTGGTAATGGGTAATGGGTAATAGGTAATTGGTAGTTGCTCCCCTGCTCCTCTGCTCCCTGCTCCCTGCTCCCTACTCCCTACTCCCTACTCGCTCATGACAAAAGAATTCACCATAGGCGAAACAGTCCGAGTTATCGCCTTGCCACCTTACATTAAAACCGCCGAGCCGATGCCGATGCTGCGTCCTCCCGATACAATTCGTCTGCGGGAAGAAGGGATAGTCACGGATCGCCGTCCTGGGGGATATTGGGTCGTCCGGTTCGATCGCGGTGCTTTTCTGCTCGATAGCCAATATATTGAGAGCATCACATTAGAACCAGAATCACCACCTGCATCTCACGTGGAACCATCTTTACCTGCGGATTCCGATCGCAGCGATGACTAATGTAAACTTATGTTAACTGGACTTTCAGTTGACATCATGATATCTCGTCGAACTTTTTTAACCTCTGTTTTTGCGTGTTGCCTATCTATTTTGGTTTGGTGTCATTTTGCTACCCCAGCCTTAGCGCTGGGGGGTAAACTACCACCAGTGAACCAACCCGCACCACAATTTACCCTACCTACCAATACGGGAGATGGAGAAGTTTCCCTTTCCGACTTGCGCGGTCAGTGGGTCGTACTTTATTTTTATCCCAAGGACTTTACAGCAGGCTGTACCCTAGAAGCCAAGCGGTTTCAGCAAGACTTACCCAAGTACATTGACAAAAATGCTCAGATTATTGGAGTGAGTGCTGATTCTATAGATTCCCATGCTGAATTCTGCGATTCAGAAGGGTTAAAATTTCCTCTGCTTGCTGATACCACAGGGGAAGTGAGTAAAGCCTACGGTTCGTGGATTGGTGTTGTTTCAATGCGCCATAGTTTTCTCATCGACCCAGATGGGATTTTACGCGAAACTTTTGTGAAGGTAAATCCTGCTATTCACAGCTCGGAAGTTCTAGCACGGTTAGAGGAATTACAAAAAAACACTGCCTAAAAGCTAAAGTGTAGAGACGTGCCATGTCATGTCTCTACTTAGTTTTCAGCGTGTCTTATGGACTTCGAGCCGAAATACCAAACTATTAGACGGAAAGTCAGGTATCAAGTCAGCGATCGCGAATCGATTGAAATTACCAACCGCAAACCTTTAGAAATATTACGAGATACGGAAGGATTAATCCGCCGTCAAGCTGTAGCCGCGATCGTCCCAGTTGTATCGCAGCCATTAGCAGCTAAAATCGAATCGGCTTCAGAGGTTGCGGAAGACTCGTTAAGCGTGTTAGCAGAAATCGATCTCGATGCGATTAGCGATGCGGAGTTACAGCCAGCCAGAATCTTAGTTGGCTTGAGTTTTGTTGGTTTTGGCGCACTGGCGATCGCTTTACTAACTTTATTTATTGATACCCTGCATCCTCAACTTACCCACCAGCAACAAATTCACCAATACTGGTATCCTTACGTCTTTTTTGTCTCTTTAGGCGTGACAGGGTTGCTAACTTTAGGGCGAGAAATAATGCGTTTTACCAAATAGGGAGTAGGAACCAGTTACCAGTTACCCATTACCCATTACCCGCCAATTACAAATCAGCGCATCATCCCAAACTGACTTCCGCCACGAATCATCGATTTGCTGTTGGCATCAAGATCGATCTGACATTGAGTCGGAATAGCACTGAAGTCACAAGTGTAACTAGCTAAAAGCTGTTTTTGCTCGTTGAAAACT from Chroococcidiopsis sp. SAG 2025 harbors:
- a CDS encoding sirohydrochlorin chelatase is translated as MLSDRHLTPLEDISLQLPPLPLQRPLLLIGHGTRDEAGRQSLLDFASAYQALDTSRPVLPCFLELTEPTIQEGVDRCVEKGFTEISVLPILLFAARHNKFDVTNELDRARARHPQLKFYYGRHFGITPGILDLWRSRLAEIDHPQIQRADTVLLFVGRGSSDPDANGDACKLARILWEGSGYTTVETCFIGIAHPRLEAGFQRALLYQPKRIIVLPHFLFTGTLVKKIFDVAAQQQQKYPQIEIACLPEIGLHPILFDILREREIETHLGQVQMNCEMCKFRLAAVAGDTHSHSHTHDHHHHHDHHHHHHDHHHQPVDPYANAVDYHQKIWQVP
- a CDS encoding peroxiredoxin; this encodes MISRRTFLTSVFACCLSILVWCHFATPALALGGKLPPVNQPAPQFTLPTNTGDGEVSLSDLRGQWVVLYFYPKDFTAGCTLEAKRFQQDLPKYIDKNAQIIGVSADSIDSHAEFCDSEGLKFPLLADTTGEVSKAYGSWIGVVSMRHSFLIDPDGILRETFVKVNPAIHSSEVLARLEELQKNTA
- the sipA gene encoding regulatory protein SipA, which produces MTKEFTIGETVRVIALPPYIKTAEPMPMLRPPDTIRLREEGIVTDRRPGGYWVVRFDRGAFLLDSQYIESITLEPESPPASHVEPSLPADSDRSDD